A region of Saccharococcus thermophilus DNA encodes the following proteins:
- a CDS encoding shikimate kinase: MKGNAEVLNHGKNIVLIGFMGVGKTTIGQLVAEKLDWEFIDTDQEIERRHHMSIPAIFEQKGEAYFRKVERELIVDVCTKERQKVLSLGGGAYLQEEVRNACLSHGIVVFLDLSWENWKKRLPSIVHDRPLLKNKTLEEIKQLFEQRKQAYSQYHYRVVTDGLDPETVATRMMELIRGRNAK, encoded by the coding sequence ATGAAAGGAAATGCGGAAGTTCTTAATCACGGCAAAAATATTGTACTCATCGGATTTATGGGAGTGGGAAAAACGACAATCGGACAGTTGGTAGCGGAAAAATTAGATTGGGAGTTTATCGATACCGACCAAGAAATTGAACGGCGCCATCACATGTCCATTCCCGCTATATTTGAACAGAAGGGGGAAGCTTATTTTCGCAAAGTCGAAAGAGAACTGATCGTTGACGTATGTACAAAAGAGCGGCAAAAAGTGCTTTCGCTTGGCGGAGGGGCATATTTGCAGGAAGAAGTAAGAAACGCCTGCTTATCCCACGGCATTGTTGTTTTCCTCGATTTGTCATGGGAAAACTGGAAAAAACGTCTTCCGTCCATTGTCCATGACCGTCCTTTACTGAAAAATAAGACGCTGGAGGAAATCAAACAATTATTTGAACAGCGGAAACAAGCCTATTCCCAGTATCATTATCGCGTGGTGACGGATGGGCTTGATCCGGAAACAGTGGCAACTCGTATGATGGAATTGATTCGCGGACGGAATGCGAAATAA
- a CDS encoding Cof-type HAD-IIB family hydrolase has product MLIALDMDGTLLNSNGQVSRRNKEAIVTAQKHGHIVAIVTGRAYKDARVPLRDAGLVCPVMSLNGAVMTLEDGTVLGDVPLDKEKLIPALEWVRAQPDLYCEIYTGDAVYVGLHNRAHLEAMAERASDIAPELKRIVEKQFQQARVTYVDDIRIVWEKQDIVFYKVLIFSLNQERLQEAAAQFADISGITVTSSHPNNIEINHEQATKGQALVKLAAHYGIDLKDTVVFGDSHNDLSMFAVAGCRVAMGNAAPELKEVSDIVTAAHEEDGVAVALEELIAKRKQ; this is encoded by the coding sequence GTGTTAATCGCATTAGATATGGACGGGACGCTGCTCAATTCGAATGGACAGGTAAGTAGAAGAAATAAAGAGGCCATTGTGACAGCGCAAAAGCATGGCCATATCGTGGCGATCGTGACGGGCAGGGCATATAAAGACGCGCGTGTGCCGCTTCGGGATGCCGGGCTTGTTTGCCCGGTTATGAGTTTAAACGGCGCGGTGATGACATTAGAAGATGGAACGGTGCTTGGCGATGTGCCGCTTGATAAAGAAAAGTTGATTCCAGCGCTCGAATGGGTGCGCGCGCAGCCCGATTTATACTGCGAAATTTATACGGGCGATGCTGTCTACGTCGGGCTCCATAACCGCGCCCACCTCGAGGCGATGGCCGAGCGGGCAAGCGATATCGCTCCCGAATTAAAGCGCATTGTCGAAAAGCAGTTCCAGCAGGCGCGCGTGACGTATGTCGATGACATCCGCATCGTGTGGGAAAAACAAGATATTGTGTTTTATAAAGTGCTCATTTTTTCTCTCAATCAAGAACGTTTACAAGAAGCAGCCGCCCAGTTTGCCGATATCTCCGGTATAACCGTCACCTCATCGCACCCAAACAATATCGAAATTAACCATGAACAGGCGACGAAAGGACAGGCGCTTGTAAAACTGGCCGCTCACTACGGCATTGATCTGAAAGATACGGTTGTTTTCGGTGACAGCCATAACGATTTATCGATGTTCGCTGTCGCCGGCTGCCGCGTGGCGATGGGAAACGCCGCTCCAGAATTAAAAGAAGTCAGCGACATCGTCACCGCCGCACACGAGGAAGACGGCGTGGCGGTCGCATTGGAAGAACTGATCGCCAAACGAAAACAATGA
- a CDS encoding DUF7309 domain-containing protein has product MIYQLKVQLKDIRPPVWRRLLVPGEMTFADLHRVLQKAFDWEDRHLHTFYITKTRGTAKLRIEIGNDVGDGWDDADYKEHKERLFDWLVQEGDRCLYIYDFGDYWEHEIVLEKIVKPQPDLVYPICLKAVRVAPEEDSMGEGWNPEEIETKELTAMVNAKLAPLCKKLGKEIQKKARKEKEMGKKAQATQGNVWRVLLEKAVAFNRLAPWQWMNEDEIFLVVDPETNERLYCSVIGALGQEHGMVVYIGEQGYKSLQYLLKRPYPEQDPVYTQRAVLISFADRNELSKEDYELLRSQGMTFRGKKQWPQFRSFVPGYYPWTISEEEAKLVTAALDQAFDVARRVREGELSLPVFPQDEKMFARIGEKKDGNVVWRDDHVPLAELEAEEKAPTYELLVDPKLIKMVKNIGQVYYGSIEFDAGYINRPVQDKRGERPYFPTFVLAVDVNTGFIIHNDLLPIENVAMRVQKSFLDMLLRLGKIPQEIRMKKETKQMLAPVLRKLPIRTMEVLRTPAAEHVRRTFEMF; this is encoded by the coding sequence GTGATCTATCAACTAAAAGTGCAGTTAAAAGATATTCGCCCGCCGGTATGGCGGCGGTTATTGGTGCCAGGCGAGATGACGTTTGCCGATCTTCATCGTGTGCTGCAAAAAGCATTTGACTGGGAAGACCGGCACTTGCATACGTTTTACATCACCAAGACGCGCGGAACGGCGAAATTGCGCATCGAAATCGGCAATGATGTCGGTGATGGATGGGACGATGCGGACTATAAGGAGCATAAGGAGCGGCTTTTCGATTGGCTTGTGCAGGAGGGAGACCGCTGCTTGTATATTTATGACTTCGGCGACTATTGGGAACATGAGATCGTGCTTGAAAAAATAGTGAAGCCGCAGCCAGATCTCGTCTATCCTATTTGCCTCAAGGCGGTGCGTGTTGCGCCTGAAGAAGACAGCATGGGCGAGGGGTGGAATCCAGAAGAGATCGAGACAAAAGAATTGACAGCGATGGTCAATGCAAAATTGGCTCCGCTGTGCAAAAAATTGGGCAAGGAAATCCAAAAGAAAGCGCGCAAAGAGAAAGAGATGGGGAAGAAGGCGCAGGCAACACAAGGCAATGTATGGCGGGTGCTGCTGGAAAAAGCGGTGGCGTTTAACCGATTAGCGCCGTGGCAATGGATGAATGAGGATGAAATTTTCCTTGTCGTCGATCCAGAAACGAACGAGCGCTTATATTGTTCTGTCATTGGCGCGCTTGGCCAAGAACATGGCATGGTCGTATATATCGGTGAGCAAGGATACAAAAGCCTGCAATATTTATTAAAACGGCCGTATCCCGAACAAGATCCCGTGTATACACAACGGGCGGTGCTCATTTCCTTTGCCGACCGAAATGAGTTAAGCAAGGAAGACTATGAGCTCCTCCGCTCCCAAGGCATGACGTTCCGCGGCAAAAAGCAGTGGCCGCAGTTTCGCAGCTTTGTCCCAGGGTACTATCCGTGGACGATTTCCGAAGAAGAGGCAAAATTGGTGACGGCGGCGCTTGATCAGGCGTTTGATGTCGCGCGGCGCGTCAGGGAAGGGGAGCTTTCGCTTCCAGTGTTTCCGCAGGATGAAAAGATGTTTGCCCGCATCGGTGAAAAGAAGGATGGGAATGTCGTTTGGCGCGATGACCACGTTCCGCTTGCCGAGCTGGAAGCCGAGGAAAAAGCGCCAACGTATGAACTGCTTGTCGATCCGAAATTGATTAAAATGGTGAAAAATATTGGGCAAGTATACTATGGCAGCATCGAATTTGACGCGGGATATATCAACAGACCGGTCCAAGACAAGCGCGGAGAGCGCCCGTATTTTCCGACATTTGTACTGGCGGTGGACGTGAACACTGGATTCATCATCCATAACGATTTGCTTCCGATCGAGAATGTGGCGATGCGCGTGCAAAAAAGCTTTTTAGATATGCTGCTGCGGCTTGGGAAAATACCGCAGGAAATCCGCATGAAAAAAGAAACGAAGCAAATGCTCGCTCCTGTGCTGCGCAAACTGCCGATCCGGACGATGGAAGTGCTGAGGACTCCTGCGGCCGAACATGTACGCAGGACTTTTGAAATGTTTTAG
- a CDS encoding DUF4275 family protein: MNIRKRLENRGIMVEEWTGKGEDFRRRWERAFTDAISPEEKQSIYFDQFLWHVFSYEKLPCLEGKAAMRAFHKENRFVCYLFYQEREEAYMLVNAENLWAEDLRQERDVYVVDPQFTWTYVQTHEYYYGPYFYRKI; this comes from the coding sequence ATGAACATCCGAAAAAGATTAGAAAATAGAGGAATCATGGTCGAAGAATGGACGGGAAAAGGAGAAGACTTCCGCAGGCGTTGGGAACGAGCGTTTACGGATGCCATTAGTCCGGAGGAGAAACAGTCGATTTATTTCGACCAGTTTTTGTGGCATGTATTCAGCTACGAAAAATTACCTTGTCTTGAAGGAAAAGCAGCGATGCGCGCGTTTCATAAAGAGAACCGATTCGTTTGTTATTTGTTTTATCAAGAAAGAGAAGAAGCGTATATGCTGGTAAACGCCGAAAATTTGTGGGCGGAAGATTTGCGGCAAGAGCGTGATGTGTATGTCGTCGATCCGCAGTTTACGTGGACATACGTACAGACGCATGAATACTATTATGGACCGTATTTTTATCGAAAAATATAG
- a CDS encoding tetratricopeptide repeat protein, with the protein MEEYGFFPHQEERRLLAEWKKEKDRTRREEIENELIHLYVRFGEYFKMSSNPDPKQAKMYLQKALKRRPNHPVANYRLAHIYYNEGRYAEAAYHFHQALSGSMEASLNDTQEMLSHMFLVNCGIFLASNALKQIEKMETRPYDETVDRYRRAIFLHRIEDFHRALYRIITPESDEIVTEETYFSEQEQLSPHEVMLGISEQDGFVVCYASEFIKLEYQSFYLLATILHSERPITGEDVRKTLFQTFFGRDVTDAAIRKMFERLRARIPFWDDIIETTRIGNKAARRRKQGVSYRIFCRASDMFPWE; encoded by the coding sequence ATGGAAGAATACGGGTTTTTTCCGCATCAGGAAGAACGCCGCTTGCTTGCGGAGTGGAAAAAAGAAAAAGATCGAACACGGCGGGAAGAAATCGAAAACGAATTGATTCATCTGTACGTTCGTTTTGGCGAGTATTTCAAAATGTCGAGCAACCCTGATCCGAAGCAGGCGAAAATGTATTTGCAAAAGGCGTTAAAACGGAGGCCAAACCATCCCGTTGCGAATTATCGGTTGGCGCATATTTACTATAACGAAGGAAGATATGCCGAAGCGGCGTATCATTTTCATCAGGCGCTTTCGGGATCGATGGAGGCGTCTCTCAATGACACGCAGGAGATGTTAAGCCATATGTTTCTTGTCAATTGCGGCATTTTTCTCGCATCGAACGCATTAAAGCAGATAGAAAAGATGGAAACAAGGCCATACGATGAAACGGTCGATCGCTATCGTCGAGCGATTTTTCTCCATCGCATTGAAGATTTCCACCGCGCGCTTTATCGTATCATTACACCAGAAAGTGACGAAATCGTAACAGAGGAAACATATTTTTCCGAGCAGGAGCAGCTTTCGCCACATGAGGTGATGCTTGGCATCAGCGAACAAGACGGCTTTGTCGTTTGTTACGCAAGTGAGTTTATAAAACTAGAATACCAGTCGTTTTATTTGCTTGCGACGATTCTTCATAGCGAACGGCCAATAACTGGGGAAGATGTCCGAAAAACGTTGTTTCAAACGTTTTTTGGCAGAGACGTTACGGATGCTGCGATTCGAAAGATGTTTGAGCGGCTGCGTGCGCGCATTCCGTTTTGGGATGATATCATTGAAACGACGAGAATCGGGAACAAAGCGGCACGGAGACGCAAACAAGGCGTTTCGTATCGGATTTTTTGCCGCGCGAGCGATATGTTTCCTTGGGAGTAG
- a CDS encoding M20/M25/M40 family metallo-hydrolase — MEKWTKLMIRHGFHPENTETGITSQWLAQTFATLIQRHQNLDTISETDWIEALQQTAKQIVSRNHDIPGRETLVDPTKNELPLIQIDPYVRGIVRWLNMMHIYTVDSCDGERVRPATIYFLDDLSAQQLAIIRACTPLQVRIKAEKRKVKLFYQRGRIGDLLTMAERLYNVWRNPELLMTYRLETFKHRLYSLLSINGKSGREAMIRQMLYRKLEQKTDWREIDDYGNLLATVHCGNGPTILLSAHMDTVRPFSPKRTIIENGTILSSSRGILGADDRAGIAVILEILDFIRHSRFQGTLKIAFTVEEEVGCRGSRHIDPTFLQDVDAAIVVDRRGTRDIVTSYASIVPFCGGNYGRIFETAGALAGMPDWKITTGGLSDAKVFAEFGIPTVNLSVGYEHEHTEFETLDYKATLETVLLLETVLENNMITEELVVAYKC; from the coding sequence ATGGAAAAATGGACAAAACTCATGATTCGGCACGGATTTCATCCGGAAAATACGGAAACAGGAATTACATCACAATGGCTTGCGCAAACATTCGCAACGCTCATCCAACGGCACCAGAACCTTGACACCATTTCCGAAACGGACTGGATAGAAGCGCTCCAACAAACCGCCAAACAGATCGTTTCTCGTAATCATGACATTCCAGGAAGAGAAACGCTTGTCGACCCAACGAAAAACGAACTTCCTCTCATCCAAATCGATCCGTACGTCCGCGGCATCGTCCGCTGGCTGAACATGATGCACATTTATACTGTTGACAGCTGCGACGGAGAGAGAGTTCGCCCGGCAACGATTTATTTTCTCGACGACTTATCCGCCCAGCAGCTCGCGATCATTCGGGCTTGCACCCCGCTGCAAGTTCGAATCAAAGCGGAAAAAAGGAAAGTAAAATTATTCTACCAACGAGGACGCATCGGTGACCTTCTGACGATGGCCGAACGGTTATACAACGTCTGGCGAAATCCGGAACTGCTAATGACATATCGCTTAGAAACATTCAAACACCGCCTATACTCCCTTCTTTCCATCAACGGAAAAAGCGGCAGGGAAGCGATGATTCGGCAAATGCTCTATCGAAAGCTCGAACAAAAAACAGATTGGCGCGAAATCGACGATTACGGAAACTTGCTGGCTACAGTCCACTGCGGAAACGGTCCGACGATTTTGCTTTCCGCCCATATGGATACAGTTCGCCCATTTTCACCGAAACGTACGATTATCGAAAACGGCACCATATTAAGCAGCTCGCGCGGCATCTTAGGCGCCGACGACCGCGCAGGAATCGCGGTTATCTTGGAAATACTTGATTTCATTCGCCACTCCCGTTTCCAAGGAACGCTTAAAATCGCCTTTACCGTCGAAGAAGAAGTCGGCTGCCGCGGCTCACGCCATATCGACCCAACATTTTTGCAAGACGTCGATGCCGCAATTGTTGTTGACCGCCGCGGAACGCGCGACATCGTCACTTCTTACGCTAGCATCGTGCCATTTTGCGGCGGCAATTACGGCCGCATTTTTGAAACAGCAGGAGCGCTCGCCGGCATGCCCGACTGGAAAATCACCACAGGCGGCCTCAGCGACGCCAAAGTCTTCGCCGAATTCGGCATTCCGACTGTTAATCTTTCGGTCGGCTACGAGCACGAACATACTGAATTCGAAACGCTCGACTACAAAGCAACGCTTGAAACGGTGCTTCTGCTTGAAACAGTGCTCGAAAATAACATGATTACCGAAGAACTAGTCGTCGCGTATAAATGTTAG
- a CDS encoding DEAD/DEAH box helicase family protein, producing the protein MSKVEFIQRNLIEKIQKYIETSSTIYILTSFVMKSGVRLLKETLKKAAERGADIKICAGDYLFVTQPEALREMVSIHPDIEVRLWRSRGVSFHPKAYLFENTTSGYFIIGSSNLSKSALTEGIEWNIGLDKSVDENVFAEAMEEFLKLFYADETVQVNEETLKDYENQYHDYHQRHPNLARTWAEAEEVELMLPLDKAETEINESDYDVIYDPATVTYETIQPRFAQVEALERLEATYEEGYDKAMVVMATGLGKTYLAAFFARRFQKVLFIAHREEILRQAKRSFQRVISNKTFGIYDRNEKEKDADIIFASIFTLSMKKHLKAFSEYAFDLIIIDEFHHAAARSYQRVLDYFEPKFLLGITATPDRNDNKDVYAICDGNVAYKIDFIEAVQRGWLAPFRYYGVYDDTDYSKIKWLGNRYDEAELLQVQLREEMADKILKAWEKYKKTRTLVFCSSIKQADFLSEYFRKRNYRTVSLHSKQTDIPRDRAIAMLEKGELDAIFTVDLFNEGVDIPSVDTLLFVRPTESLTVFTQQVGRGLRLYEGKDYCVIIDLIGNYRNADVKLKLFDTERNADKNGKREKVIPTVPANCSIQLDIRAINLLEEMRKKRQPRKEKLLWDYKQLKQELGYRPTYLQLHLRGRSDAAEYKSEFKSYVGFLYWADELSEKEKEVFLKYESWLVEAERTPMAKSYKMVVLHAMLNRGPSRWHLPITPKEAAPFFHQYLMEKEYRKRIDFSDNKTKQLWIYDEEKVSKLIAEMPMTKWSGSSNGLLSFENGVFSFNFSIAKEDEEILYQWTKEICEYRLHVYFERKNK; encoded by the coding sequence ATGAGTAAGGTCGAATTCATTCAACGCAATCTTATCGAAAAGATACAGAAATATATTGAAACATCGTCGACCATATACATATTGACTTCGTTCGTCATGAAATCGGGTGTTCGCCTGCTGAAGGAAACATTGAAAAAAGCGGCGGAACGAGGGGCGGATATTAAAATTTGCGCTGGCGATTATCTCTTTGTCACCCAGCCGGAAGCGCTTCGCGAGATGGTCTCTATTCATCCGGACATCGAAGTACGCTTATGGCGAAGCAGGGGAGTATCTTTTCACCCAAAAGCATATTTATTTGAAAATACAACGAGCGGCTATTTTATTATCGGTTCCTCCAACTTGTCGAAATCGGCGTTGACAGAAGGAATCGAATGGAACATCGGGCTGGACAAAAGCGTCGATGAAAACGTATTTGCAGAAGCGATGGAAGAGTTTTTAAAGCTGTTTTACGCTGATGAAACAGTACAAGTGAACGAAGAGACGTTAAAGGACTATGAAAACCAGTATCATGACTATCACCAACGGCATCCGAATCTCGCACGAACATGGGCGGAAGCGGAAGAAGTTGAATTAATGCTTCCATTGGATAAAGCGGAGACGGAAATCAATGAATCTGATTATGACGTAATTTACGATCCAGCAACGGTCACATACGAAACGATTCAACCGCGCTTTGCCCAAGTGGAAGCGCTCGAACGGCTGGAAGCGACTTATGAAGAAGGTTACGACAAGGCGATGGTCGTCATGGCGACAGGGCTTGGGAAAACGTATTTGGCCGCGTTTTTTGCCCGTCGCTTTCAAAAAGTGCTGTTTATTGCGCATCGTGAAGAAATTCTTCGTCAGGCAAAACGTTCGTTTCAGCGGGTTATTTCGAATAAAACGTTTGGCATTTATGATAGAAATGAGAAAGAAAAGGACGCCGACATTATTTTTGCTTCCATTTTTACGTTAAGCATGAAAAAACATTTAAAAGCCTTTTCTGAATACGCGTTTGATTTAATTATCATCGATGAATTTCATCACGCTGCAGCGCGTTCTTACCAGCGGGTGCTTGACTATTTCGAACCAAAATTTCTGCTTGGCATTACCGCAACTCCAGATCGAAATGATAACAAAGACGTATATGCGATTTGTGACGGAAATGTCGCCTACAAAATTGATTTTATTGAAGCGGTTCAGCGCGGATGGCTTGCCCCATTCCGTTATTACGGAGTTTACGATGATACGGATTATTCAAAAATCAAATGGCTCGGCAACCGCTATGATGAGGCAGAGCTGCTTCAAGTGCAGCTAAGGGAAGAAATGGCGGACAAGATTTTAAAGGCATGGGAGAAATATAAGAAAACAAGAACGCTTGTATTTTGTTCATCGATCAAGCAAGCCGACTTTTTATCGGAATATTTTCGGAAACGAAATTATCGAACCGTCAGCCTTCATTCCAAACAGACAGACATTCCGCGCGACAGGGCAATTGCAATGCTGGAAAAAGGAGAATTAGACGCTATTTTCACGGTGGACTTATTTAATGAAGGCGTCGATATTCCATCGGTGGATACATTGCTGTTTGTCCGGCCGACGGAGTCGCTTACCGTGTTTACCCAGCAAGTGGGCCGCGGACTTCGGCTGTATGAAGGAAAGGATTATTGTGTCATTATCGATTTAATCGGGAATTATCGCAATGCCGATGTGAAGCTGAAATTGTTTGATACAGAGCGCAATGCTGATAAAAATGGAAAAAGAGAAAAAGTAATTCCAACTGTTCCAGCTAATTGCTCAATTCAACTAGATATACGGGCCATTAACTTATTAGAAGAAATGCGGAAAAAACGCCAGCCGCGTAAGGAAAAGCTGCTGTGGGACTATAAGCAGCTGAAACAGGAATTAGGTTATCGTCCTACGTATCTGCAGCTTCATTTGCGTGGAAGAAGCGATGCGGCGGAATACAAGTCCGAATTTAAATCATATGTAGGCTTTTTATACTGGGCGGACGAATTATCGGAGAAAGAGAAGGAAGTTTTCTTAAAGTACGAATCGTGGCTAGTTGAGGCAGAGCGAACACCTATGGCTAAGAGCTATAAAATGGTCGTATTGCACGCAATGTTAAACCGCGGTCCTTCACGTTGGCACCTGCCGATTACTCCAAAAGAAGCAGCGCCGTTTTTTCATCAATATTTAATGGAAAAAGAATATCGGAAACGAATCGACTTTTCAGACAATAAAACAAAGCAGCTATGGATTTATGATGAAGAAAAAGTAAGCAAGCTTATTGCCGAAATGCCGATGACGAAATGGAGCGGAAGCTCGAACGGTCTCCTTTCTTTTGAAAATGGCGTCTTTTCTTTTAACTTTTCCATTGCAAAAGAAGATGAAGAGATTCTGTATCAATGGACGAAAGAGATTTGTGAGTATCGGTTGCATGTGTATTTTGAGAGAAAAAATAAGTAA
- a CDS encoding nucleoside triphosphate pyrophosphohydrolase, translated as MPVYNKLVRDKIPQIIEQAGKTFTTRILEDDEYRKELRKKAFEELEEYMSASDDETALEELADVLEIIHALAECHGGTFERVEQIRAEKAEKRGGFKEKIFLVEVHDE; from the coding sequence ATGCCGGTATACAACAAACTTGTCCGTGATAAAATTCCGCAAATTATTGAACAAGCGGGAAAAACATTTACAACGAGAATATTGGAAGATGACGAATATCGCAAAGAGTTGCGAAAAAAAGCATTTGAAGAATTAGAAGAGTATATGAGTGCCAGTGATGACGAAACCGCGCTGGAAGAATTGGCGGATGTGCTGGAAATTATTCATGCTCTTGCTGAATGCCATGGGGGAACGTTCGAGCGTGTCGAGCAAATTCGAGCAGAAAAAGCAGAAAAGCGAGGAGGGTTTAAAGAAAAAATTTTTTTAGTAGAGGTACACGATGAGTAA
- a CDS encoding DUF5412 family protein: MFALLIVLVRYGAYWAFFDTSQLPKGDLIAEVESSHGTYTIKCMP; this comes from the coding sequence ATGTTTGCATTGCTCATAGTATTAGTGAGATATGGAGCATACTGGGCGTTTTTTGACACGAGCCAGCTTCCAAAAGGTGATCTGATCGCGGAAGTTGAATCTTCTCATGGAACGTATACCATAAAGTGTATGCCGTAA
- a CDS encoding CBO0543 family protein encodes MDRIILWALLMIGIVLLCFSLRKPLIKDTVLVFLLKAYFSSFFGVIVAEKKLVEYPVRFLGQYFDTSILFEYFLYPIMCVYFYQTSYHSRLLGIIVQCALYTTALTFLEVLCEKYTNLVEYHGWTGMYSFITIFLLSFSVRMLMSLINKREQSSG; translated from the coding sequence ATGGACAGAATCATTTTGTGGGCATTGCTGATGATTGGCATTGTCTTACTTTGTTTTAGTCTGAGAAAACCGCTAATCAAAGACACGGTTTTAGTGTTCTTATTGAAAGCCTATTTTTCCTCATTTTTTGGCGTTATTGTTGCAGAAAAAAAATTGGTTGAATACCCTGTAAGGTTTTTAGGCCAATATTTCGACACGAGCATTCTTTTTGAATACTTTCTGTATCCTATCATGTGTGTTTATTTTTATCAAACCTCTTATCATTCCCGCCTTCTGGGCATTATTGTGCAATGCGCATTATATACCACCGCTTTAACGTTCCTTGAGGTTCTTTGTGAAAAGTATACGAATTTAGTTGAGTACCATGGATGGACGGGGATGTATTCGTTTATAACGATCTTTCTTCTATCGTTTTCCGTTCGTATGCTGATGTCGCTAATCAACAAAAGGGAACAGTCATCAGGCTAG
- a CDS encoding cytosolic protein: MKTFTVQFHREDEVEAMKVQKLNQQDFDKATEGGTRHLFDLDTNIGYFVFFDAADAEGNVSYLVLQYEEDNEDPSACYGFELKDFYEFIALYLNDLEFGDEESEEEEQYGPIHHLAHLLYHIVEEGNSIEV, from the coding sequence ATGAAAACTTTTACGGTCCAATTTCACCGCGAAGATGAAGTAGAAGCGATGAAAGTGCAAAAGCTAAACCAACAAGACTTTGACAAAGCAACCGAAGGCGGAACAAGACATTTATTTGACTTAGATACGAATATTGGTTATTTCGTCTTTTTTGACGCCGCGGACGCAGAGGGAAACGTATCGTATCTCGTCTTGCAATATGAAGAAGACAACGAAGACCCGAGCGCGTGCTACGGATTTGAGCTAAAAGATTTTTACGAATTCATCGCACTTTACTTAAATGATCTTGAATTCGGAGATGAGGAAAGCGAGGAAGAAGAGCAATACGGTCCAATTCACCATTTGGCACATCTTCTTTATCATATTGTGGAAGAAGGAAATTCGATCGAAGTTTGA
- the glsA gene encoding glutaminase A — translation MYTKSELERFVEQAKKYARYGKVADYIPALGKADPNDLSIAICTPDGNVIDAGDTTHKVTLQSISKIIALALVLMERGEQEVFRKVGMEPTGDPFNSIAKLEEVQPAKPLNPMINAGALAVTHMIAGASVEERFQRLLQFVRKLAGNPTITYSPEVAQSEFETAFLNRSLCYFLKQHGIINEDVEELMDLYTKQCAIEMTCDDLARIGLIFAMDGRNPLTGEQIMPLDVARICKTFMVTCGMYNASGEFAIKIGIPAKSGVSGGILAAVPGRCGIGIFGPALDEKGNSLTGMKLLELLSKTYSLSIF, via the coding sequence ATGTATACAAAATCGGAATTAGAGCGGTTTGTCGAACAGGCAAAGAAATACGCCCGCTACGGCAAAGTTGCTGACTATATCCCCGCTCTTGGCAAAGCGGATCCAAACGATTTGTCGATCGCTATTTGTACGCCCGACGGCAATGTCATCGATGCGGGGGATACGACCCATAAAGTGACGTTGCAGAGCATTTCGAAAATTATCGCACTGGCGCTTGTCTTAATGGAACGTGGGGAGCAAGAAGTGTTTCGAAAGGTAGGCATGGAACCAACGGGAGACCCATTTAATTCAATCGCCAAACTGGAAGAAGTGCAGCCGGCAAAGCCGCTCAATCCAATGATCAACGCCGGTGCGCTCGCGGTGACGCATATGATTGCCGGTGCTTCGGTCGAGGAGCGGTTTCAGCGGCTTTTGCAGTTTGTCCGGAAACTGGCGGGAAATCCGACGATTACCTATTCGCCCGAAGTGGCCCAGTCCGAATTTGAAACGGCGTTTTTAAACCGCTCGCTCTGTTATTTTCTCAAGCAGCATGGTATTATCAATGAAGATGTCGAAGAGCTGATGGACCTTTACACGAAACAATGCGCGATCGAAATGACATGCGACGACTTGGCGCGCATCGGTCTTATCTTTGCGATGGATGGACGCAATCCGCTCACTGGGGAGCAAATCATGCCGCTTGATGTCGCCCGCATTTGCAAAACGTTTATGGTCACGTGCGGCATGTACAACGCCTCCGGCGAATTTGCAATTAAAATCGGCATCCCGGCAAAAAGCGGAGTCTCGGGCGGCATCCTCGCCGCCGTCCCAGGGCGCTGCGGCATTGGCATTTTCGGTCCGGCATTGGACGAGAAAGGAAACAGCCTCACCGGCATGAAGCTGCTAGAGCTGCTTTCGAAAACGTATTCGTTAAGCATTTTCTAA